In a genomic window of Bordetella petrii:
- a CDS encoding MFS transporter, protein MGVDVRLADHRNILNIASVIDSARLSPFQIRTIVFCGCAAVLDGFDTQMIGFLAPSIAENFGLEVGSFAPVFAAGLFGLMVGALLLGPIADKIGRRWLVIAATFTFGLFTFLTASASSINEFVILRFLTGLGLGGAMPNLTALATEYSPRRYQGMIVAWLFAGIPIGAIVGGLLSSWLLPFAGWQAAFHVGGVLPMLLALVLVFTLPESLRFLILKQDNPRRVLAIANRIVPSGFPPEQQFSSPQKPVTGIPVRHLFTNGRWSGTLLLWIPYFMNLLIIYFIISWLPAMLRQSGMPITAGIEAATAFSFGGAIGCLGTGKLLQMFGARKVALIEFVATILFILLLSTYSDAYWSVMLIAGFLGFTVQGAQAALNALVAGFYPTAIRSTGIGWALGIGRVGSIIGPLIGGLMLSMHWQTSTIFLATIVPAFLAATAIACMMARRGSFEADEEPAAASIH, encoded by the coding sequence ATGGGAGTGGATGTCCGTCTCGCAGACCACCGCAATATTCTGAACATAGCCTCGGTTATCGATAGTGCTCGGCTGAGTCCCTTTCAAATTCGAACGATTGTCTTCTGCGGCTGTGCAGCCGTGCTGGACGGGTTCGATACTCAGATGATTGGATTTCTGGCGCCATCTATTGCGGAAAACTTCGGCCTGGAGGTGGGCTCTTTTGCGCCCGTCTTCGCGGCTGGACTTTTCGGGCTGATGGTCGGTGCTTTGTTACTGGGGCCGATCGCGGATAAGATCGGGCGCCGGTGGCTGGTTATCGCCGCCACCTTCACTTTCGGCCTATTTACGTTTTTGACCGCGAGCGCGTCATCGATCAACGAATTCGTGATTCTCCGCTTTCTAACCGGGCTGGGGTTGGGCGGTGCCATGCCGAATCTAACGGCGCTTGCCACGGAATATTCGCCGCGCAGATATCAAGGCATGATCGTCGCCTGGCTGTTCGCTGGCATCCCGATCGGCGCTATTGTCGGAGGGCTGCTCAGCTCATGGCTCCTGCCTTTCGCGGGATGGCAGGCGGCGTTCCATGTCGGCGGAGTGCTGCCGATGCTGCTCGCTCTGGTGCTTGTATTCACGCTTCCGGAATCGCTGCGCTTCCTCATTCTCAAGCAGGATAATCCGAGACGCGTCCTGGCCATTGCCAACCGCATCGTGCCGTCCGGCTTCCCGCCAGAACAACAATTCAGCTCACCGCAAAAGCCGGTCACGGGTATTCCGGTGCGGCACCTGTTCACCAACGGGCGGTGGAGCGGAACGCTCCTGCTTTGGATTCCCTATTTTATGAACCTGCTCATCATTTATTTTATCATCAGCTGGCTTCCGGCGATGCTGCGCCAATCGGGAATGCCCATAACTGCCGGAATCGAAGCGGCGACGGCATTTAGTTTCGGCGGAGCGATCGGATGTCTTGGGACGGGCAAACTGCTTCAGATGTTCGGCGCACGGAAGGTTGCCTTGATTGAATTCGTCGCTACCATACTGTTCATCCTGCTGTTATCGACCTATTCTGACGCCTATTGGTCCGTCATGCTGATTGCCGGTTTTCTCGGCTTCACGGTCCAAGGGGCACAGGCGGCGCTCAATGCGCTTGTTGCCGGCTTCTACCCGACCGCCATCCGGTCTACGGGCATCGGCTGGGCGCTGGGCATTGGTCGTGTCGGCTCAATCATCGGTCCGCTGATTGGTGGTCTCATGCTCTCAATGCACTGGCAAACTTCAACAATTTTCCTTGCAACCATCGTCCCAGCCTTCCTGGCGGCGACAGCGATAGCCTGCATGATGGCCCGGCGCGGATCGTTTGAGGCCGATGAGGAACCGGCAGCGGCGAGCATCCATTAG